From a single Collimonas pratensis genomic region:
- a CDS encoding VOC family protein, translating into MSVQLNHTIVWCRDKQKSATFLTEMLGLQSATRFGPMLVVQLSNNVSLDFYESDGEISSQHYAFLIGEDDFDHAFARIQDRGLQYWADPGKHRAGEINRNDGGRGVYFEDPDGHFLEVITRPYGGDVSRSECSSNISAQNGKIS; encoded by the coding sequence GTGAGCGTGCAGCTAAACCATACTATCGTCTGGTGCCGCGACAAGCAGAAATCAGCAACCTTCCTCACGGAAATGCTGGGCCTGCAGTCCGCCACGCGCTTCGGACCAATGCTAGTCGTTCAACTCAGCAATAACGTTTCACTCGACTTCTACGAGAGCGATGGCGAGATTTCGTCTCAGCATTATGCTTTTTTGATTGGCGAGGACGACTTCGATCATGCCTTCGCCCGCATCCAAGATCGGGGGCTGCAGTATTGGGCAGACCCTGGCAAGCACCGGGCTGGAGAAATCAATCGGAACGACGGTGGTCGCGGGGTGTATTTTGAGGACCCCGACGGTCATTTCCTTGAGGTCATTACTCGACCTTATGGGGGTGACGTCAGTCGGAGTGAGTGCTCAAGTAATATCTCTGCGCAAAATGGGAAGATCAGTTGA
- a CDS encoding VOC family protein: protein MIYTRFAGAILFSILATLARAQTITPDSSNASDNHAGQKAVSRVTGIGGIFLKAKDPAMLRAWYKTHLGIDVQAWGGTAFRWVDSSGHPVAGKTAWLIEDGKSFAPSTASFMVNYRVSDLHGLLIALRAEGCAVLEKTDESEFGKFGWVMDPEGNKIELWQPPEGQ from the coding sequence ATGATTTACACACGATTTGCAGGTGCAATTTTGTTTTCCATTTTGGCGACGCTAGCTCGCGCCCAAACCATCACACCGGACTCCAGCAACGCTTCAGACAATCACGCAGGGCAAAAAGCCGTGAGCAGAGTTACAGGCATCGGCGGCATCTTTCTTAAGGCAAAGGATCCTGCAATGTTGCGGGCCTGGTACAAAACGCACCTTGGCATTGACGTTCAGGCGTGGGGCGGCACGGCATTTCGTTGGGTGGACAGTTCAGGCCATCCAGTCGCGGGGAAAACCGCGTGGCTCATTGAGGATGGCAAAAGCTTCGCTCCAAGCACCGCGTCCTTCATGGTCAATTATCGGGTGTCCGATCTTCATGGACTCTTGATCGCACTCCGTGCTGAAGGATGTGCGGTTTTGGAGAAAACTGATGAATCAGAGTTCGGCAAGTTTGGCTGGGTCATGGACCCTGAGGGCAATAAGATAGAACTGTGGCAACCTCCAGAAGGGCAGTAA
- a CDS encoding dienelactone hydrolase family protein, which produces MSQIIEKSLPYTCGDKQHVGVLLRAADQQPTAAVVLLPDWRGQSGLSRDHARYLMQHGCVVAIADLYGDGFSPNDPSQVGPMVKQLLDHRDEGVRALDACVEAIKPHLSPGMPVYCLGYSAGGMIALDYGRSGAKVAGIIVCSALLKTAAHGMSTRIFAPVLLLQGTQDAVSPMDVVNAVIKEMDEAGNDFRFELYSQTHHAFDNPEAGTDPTARLVYSPSSAARARLAIAEFLREPKDH; this is translated from the coding sequence ATGTCGCAGATCATAGAAAAATCGCTGCCTTACACATGCGGGGATAAGCAGCATGTAGGAGTGCTTTTGAGAGCGGCCGATCAGCAACCGACTGCCGCGGTAGTCCTGCTGCCTGATTGGAGAGGACAGAGCGGATTGTCTCGCGATCACGCTCGATATCTGATGCAGCACGGCTGCGTGGTTGCCATTGCCGATCTTTACGGCGACGGGTTTAGCCCCAACGATCCAAGTCAAGTTGGCCCTATGGTCAAGCAGCTACTTGATCATCGGGACGAGGGGGTGAGGGCGCTTGATGCATGCGTGGAAGCGATAAAACCACACCTTTCTCCAGGTATGCCAGTTTATTGCCTGGGCTACAGCGCGGGCGGAATGATTGCGCTCGACTATGGGCGCAGCGGCGCCAAAGTGGCTGGAATTATCGTTTGCTCAGCTCTACTTAAGACTGCGGCGCACGGGATGTCCACGCGAATCTTTGCCCCAGTCTTACTGCTGCAGGGTACTCAGGATGCGGTATCGCCCATGGATGTTGTGAATGCAGTGATCAAAGAGATGGATGAAGCTGGCAACGATTTTCGTTTCGAGCTTTACAGTCAGACCCATCATGCGTTCGACAATCCAGAAGCAGGTACCGATCCCACGGCTCGTTTGGTGTATTCACCAAGTTCTGCCGCGCGCGCGCGTCTGGCGATTGCCGAGTTCTTGCGCGAACCGAAAGATCATTAA
- a CDS encoding VOC family protein: MFDHVKFGVSDYAASKAFFLKALEPLGVAIDTDWPQTCGVELIGPTSKASLCLYQTEEKPACLHLAFTAKSRQQVDAFYRAALEAGGKDNGAPGLRPRYHANYYAAFVIGPDGHNLEVVCQEPEA, from the coding sequence ATGTTTGACCACGTTAAATTCGGAGTCAGTGACTATGCAGCGAGCAAAGCATTCTTCCTCAAGGCGCTCGAACCGCTCGGCGTAGCTATTGACACGGACTGGCCGCAAACCTGCGGCGTCGAGCTGATTGGTCCAACGAGTAAGGCTTCATTGTGTCTGTACCAAACTGAAGAGAAACCGGCGTGTCTTCACTTGGCGTTCACGGCCAAGAGTCGCCAGCAAGTGGATGCTTTCTATCGCGCAGCTCTTGAGGCAGGTGGCAAAGACAATGGTGCGCCTGGTCTACGCCCGCGCTACCACGCGAACTACTATGCAGCTTTTGTCATTGGTCCGGACGGGCACAACCTCGAAGTGGTTTGCCAAGAACCTGAGGCGTAA
- a CDS encoding DUF1348 family protein produces MSNRPPLPPFNRDTAIQKVRLAEDGWNTRNPEKVALAYTEDSWWRNRAEFAQGRAEIVGLLSRKWTRELEYRLIKELWAFDGNRIAVRFAYEYHDDSGQWYRAYGNENWEFAEDGLMRRRHACINEAPISASERKFHWDLSGPRPIEHPGLSDFGF; encoded by the coding sequence ATGTCAAACCGTCCCCCTCTCCCTCCCTTTAATCGCGATACCGCGATCCAAAAAGTTCGTCTGGCCGAAGACGGCTGGAATACACGAAATCCCGAAAAGGTCGCGCTGGCTTATACCGAAGACAGCTGGTGGCGTAATCGCGCAGAATTTGCCCAAGGTCGCGCCGAAATAGTTGGACTTTTGAGCCGGAAGTGGACGCGCGAGCTGGAGTACCGGCTGATCAAGGAATTGTGGGCATTTGACGGCAATCGTATTGCCGTGCGCTTCGCCTATGAATATCATGACGATTCGGGGCAGTGGTATCGTGCCTATGGTAACGAGAACTGGGAATTCGCTGAGGACGGCTTAATGCGTCGGCGCCATGCTTGTATCAACGAAGCGCCGATCTCAGCGTCGGAGCGAAAATTCCACTGGGATTTGAGCGGACCAAGACCAATCGAGCATCCAGGGCTGAGCGACTTTGGCTTCTAA
- a CDS encoding TetR/AcrR family transcriptional regulator, which translates to MARMVAERADVIPMLAEVFRTYGFEGASLSRITEGTKLGKGSIYHFFPGGKEEMAEAVLSEIDTWFSIHVFVPLRDSADASSGIDNMFREVNRYFSSGRKICIVGVFALGNERDRFAKKVSNYFAEWVAALEDALRRNGKDIASAKTLAEEVVGGIQGALVLSRALDRPALFRSALQRLKQRLM; encoded by the coding sequence ATGGCGAGAATGGTGGCGGAACGCGCTGACGTGATACCAATGCTGGCGGAGGTGTTCCGCACCTACGGTTTTGAAGGGGCCAGTTTGTCTCGGATTACCGAGGGAACGAAACTTGGCAAAGGTAGTATCTATCATTTTTTCCCTGGTGGAAAAGAGGAAATGGCTGAGGCAGTGCTAAGCGAAATCGACACGTGGTTCAGTATTCATGTGTTCGTTCCATTACGCGATAGTGCGGATGCATCCAGCGGCATTGACAATATGTTCCGGGAGGTGAACCGCTATTTTTCGTCCGGCCGCAAGATATGCATAGTAGGCGTATTCGCGTTGGGCAACGAGCGAGACCGATTCGCCAAGAAGGTGAGCAATTATTTCGCCGAATGGGTTGCGGCGCTGGAAGATGCTCTGCGGCGCAACGGTAAAGACATTGCCTCTGCAAAAACCTTGGCTGAGGAAGTTGTGGGCGGCATCCAAGGTGCTTTAGTGTTGTCGCGAGCGCTTGACCGCCCCGCCTTATTTAGGAGTGCCCTGCAGCGTTTGAAGCAGCGATTGATGTAG
- a CDS encoding PLP-dependent aminotransferase family protein: MSQLKNVQDENLPIWLPRLAVHGGPRFLQIADAMQAAVVEGSLKPGDRLPPQRLLAAQLDVDLTTITRAYDEARRRNLLEGRGARGTYVAAPKVELNAILDLSMNIPPPPDGVDFDDMLKQGLSQVLMRADNELLMTYHLAGGSDSDRKAGAKWLAPMFGHLDSRQVVVCPGAQAAIAALILALTEPGDVILAEPMSYPGLRAAATQFGRHVIAVKADKHGMVPEMLDEACRQHKPGLVYLNPTLQNPTAVTIPERRRKELASIAKRCNVRIVEDDPYWLLADAPPPPIATFAPEQVYYISTLSKCLTPGLRVAFVLIRAPHERERFLVALRSFALMVAPLTAALATQWILDGSADRLMEGVRNEARLRHWMARDILAGRYSGFGDGLHVWLELPGYWNSSQLARAAGSEGIAVTPAEAFATGSGSVNAIRISLGCIKDRGRLQAGLQRLSHLLARRPESFSAAVV, translated from the coding sequence ATGTCCCAGTTGAAAAACGTACAAGATGAAAATTTGCCAATCTGGTTGCCACGATTGGCCGTGCATGGCGGGCCACGTTTTTTGCAGATTGCGGATGCGATGCAGGCGGCAGTGGTAGAAGGATCGCTGAAACCGGGTGACCGTCTACCTCCGCAGCGCCTGTTGGCAGCACAGCTGGACGTCGACCTGACGACGATCACGCGCGCATACGACGAAGCCAGACGCCGCAACTTGCTGGAGGGCCGCGGCGCTCGAGGCACTTATGTCGCGGCGCCGAAAGTCGAATTGAACGCTATCCTCGACCTCAGCATGAATATCCCGCCACCTCCGGATGGCGTGGACTTCGACGACATGTTGAAACAAGGTTTGTCTCAAGTACTGATGAGGGCAGATAATGAATTGCTGATGACTTACCACTTGGCCGGGGGAAGCGACTCCGACCGTAAGGCTGGAGCCAAATGGCTAGCACCGATGTTTGGACATCTGGATTCTCGACAGGTTGTTGTCTGTCCGGGTGCGCAAGCGGCGATCGCCGCATTGATCCTTGCGCTGACGGAGCCTGGCGATGTCATCCTGGCAGAACCAATGAGTTATCCCGGCTTGCGTGCCGCAGCGACCCAATTCGGCCGGCACGTCATTGCGGTGAAAGCGGACAAGCACGGGATGGTGCCTGAGATGCTTGATGAAGCGTGCCGCCAGCACAAGCCTGGGCTGGTTTACCTCAATCCGACATTACAGAACCCGACCGCCGTCACCATTCCGGAACGCCGACGCAAGGAGCTCGCCAGCATCGCGAAGCGCTGCAATGTACGCATCGTCGAGGACGATCCCTACTGGCTCCTTGCCGATGCCCCGCCACCACCTATTGCCACGTTTGCCCCGGAACAGGTGTACTATATCTCAACCCTGTCGAAATGCCTGACGCCCGGCTTGCGTGTCGCCTTCGTGCTAATACGCGCCCCGCACGAACGCGAACGTTTCCTGGTCGCGCTAAGATCATTTGCGCTGATGGTCGCTCCTCTGACGGCTGCACTGGCCACTCAGTGGATACTCGACGGTTCGGCTGACAGATTGATGGAAGGCGTACGCAACGAGGCGCGCCTGCGCCACTGGATGGCTCGGGATATTCTGGCGGGGCGGTACAGCGGCTTTGGTGACGGCCTGCATGTATGGCTCGAGTTACCGGGGTATTGGAACTCCTCACAGCTTGCGCGTGCAGCCGGCAGCGAGGGCATCGCGGTCACGCCGGCGGAGGCCTTCGCAACTGGCAGCGGATCAGTGAATGCAATTCGGATCTCTTTGGGGTGCATCAAGGACCGTGGACGCTTACAGGCGGGTCTTCAACGGCTGTCTCATCTGCTTGCGCGGCGGCCCGAGTCGTTCAGCGCTGCTGTGGTTTAA
- a CDS encoding M14 family zinc carboxypeptidase yields MTPPISLAYPTPFELGNGNQTSTWAECIAFYERLAERFPGVLRWWRIGTSDTGLPMHAGLVTADGVFDRDTLRAQGRPVFFNNNGIHPGEPEGIDACMALVRDLCLEPERLAALGDTVFLFIPVYNVDGCVNRQSSSRANQLGPEAFGFRGNGRHLDLNRDFIKCDSLASQVFNRFFNAWDPDVMVDTHTSNGADYAYTMTLIPTQPDKLGGGLGDFLRERMLPAIYGDMQRRGWPTCPYVNLLAETPDDGIEDFLDLPRFSTGYAALHHTIGFMPETHMLKPFADRVAAMRTLVEVVLDFSVAQAGRIQQLRRDSRAGAARRTQWPLRWRNDHERPARLRFKGYAAVRTPSRLGDYQRLAYDRSQPWEKDIVHFDRCVEELVVTAPKAYLVPQAWREVIERLEWNGVVLQRLDADRLFDAARVYRVLEVGTRATAYEGHMFHDRVLLSTHTEAIQARAGDVLVPLDQPQARYAVETLEPEAHDSFFRWGFFNSVLERKQASISAYVFEDTALQMLADEPALRQAFDEWKAAHPAQLSDPQAVLWFLFTHGRRHAEPEWRRYPVPALI; encoded by the coding sequence ATGACGCCCCCGATCAGCCTTGCCTATCCCACGCCCTTCGAACTCGGCAATGGCAACCAGACCTCCACCTGGGCCGAATGCATCGCCTTCTACGAGCGGCTGGCCGAGCGATTCCCGGGTGTGCTGCGATGGTGGCGGATCGGCACGTCCGACACTGGCCTGCCGATGCACGCCGGCCTGGTCACGGCAGACGGCGTGTTCGACCGCGACACCTTGCGCGCGCAGGGTCGCCCTGTGTTTTTCAACAACAACGGTATCCATCCCGGCGAGCCCGAAGGCATCGATGCCTGCATGGCGCTGGTGCGCGACCTCTGCCTTGAGCCCGAGCGGCTGGCGGCGCTCGGCGATACGGTGTTCCTTTTCATCCCGGTCTACAACGTCGACGGCTGCGTGAACCGCCAATCCAGCTCACGGGCGAACCAGCTCGGCCCCGAGGCGTTCGGCTTTCGGGGCAACGGCCGGCACCTCGACCTGAACCGCGACTTCATCAAGTGCGACAGCCTGGCCTCCCAGGTGTTCAACCGCTTCTTCAACGCCTGGGACCCGGATGTGATGGTCGACACCCACACCTCCAACGGCGCCGACTACGCCTACACCATGACCCTGATCCCGACCCAGCCCGACAAGCTGGGCGGTGGCCTGGGCGACTTCCTGCGCGAGCGCATGCTGCCCGCCATCTACGGCGACATGCAGAGGCGCGGCTGGCCGACTTGTCCCTACGTCAACCTGCTGGCCGAGACGCCGGACGACGGCATCGAAGATTTTCTCGATCTGCCGCGCTTCTCCACGGGCTACGCCGCGCTGCACCACACCATCGGCTTCATGCCCGAGACCCACATGCTCAAGCCCTTCGCCGACCGCGTGGCCGCGATGCGCACGCTGGTCGAGGTGGTGCTGGACTTCAGCGTGGCGCAAGCGGGGCGCATTCAGCAACTGCGGCGCGATTCGCGGGCCGGCGCCGCACGCCGCACACAGTGGCCGCTGCGCTGGCGCAACGACCACGAGCGTCCAGCGCGCCTTCGCTTCAAGGGCTACGCGGCGGTGCGTACGCCGAGCCGGCTGGGCGACTATCAGCGGCTCGCCTACGACCGCAGCCAGCCGTGGGAGAAGGACATCGTCCACTTCGACCGTTGTGTCGAGGAACTGGTGGTGACGGCGCCGAAAGCCTACCTGGTACCCCAGGCCTGGCGCGAGGTGATCGAGCGGCTGGAGTGGAACGGCGTCGTGCTGCAGCGCCTGGACGCCGACCGACTGTTCGATGCGGCCCGGGTGTACCGGGTGCTGGAGGTCGGCACGCGCGCGACCGCCTACGAGGGCCACATGTTCCATGACCGGGTGCTGCTGAGCACGCACACCGAGGCCATCCAGGCGCGCGCGGGTGACGTGCTGGTGCCTCTCGACCAGCCCCAGGCCCGCTACGCGGTCGAGACCCTGGAGCCCGAAGCGCACGACAGCTTCTTCCGCTGGGGGTTCTTCAACAGCGTGCTGGAGAGGAAGCAGGCCTCCATCTCAGCCTATGTCTTCGAGGACACGGCCTTGCAGATGCTGGCCGACGAGCCGGCGTTGCGGCAGGCGTTCGACGAATGGAAGGCCGCGCATCCGGCGCAACTGTCCGATCCGCAAGCGGTGCTCTGGTTTCTGTTCACCCACGGCCGGCGCCATGCCGAGCCGGAATGGCGGCGCTATCCGGTGCCAGCGTTGATTTAG
- a CDS encoding universal stress protein codes for MYKKILVAYNGAPESLSALHECIRINPPSSTELHLLAVVQLSPYGMAGGYAPEIAFTTKRQMMEQELECGRALMASAGLDVTPHLQMGEPVEVIGALADALGIDLIIVGHPRHKALATRWWRGSMNALLIERVKSSILVAVRC; via the coding sequence ATGTACAAGAAAATTTTGGTTGCCTATAACGGCGCACCAGAGAGTCTATCCGCGCTGCATGAATGTATTCGTATCAACCCGCCATCTTCGACAGAACTTCATTTGCTGGCGGTAGTTCAGCTTTCGCCGTATGGCATGGCTGGCGGCTATGCGCCTGAGATTGCATTCACTACTAAGCGGCAGATGATGGAGCAGGAGTTGGAGTGTGGCCGGGCTCTGATGGCGTCTGCAGGACTCGATGTGACGCCTCATCTGCAGATGGGTGAACCAGTCGAGGTCATCGGTGCGCTGGCTGATGCTTTGGGCATCGATCTCATTATTGTCGGCCATCCGCGCCATAAGGCGCTGGCCACACGTTGGTGGCGTGGTTCGATGAATGCGTTGCTGATCGAGAGGGTTAAATCCAGCATTCTCGTCGCAGTGCGTTGCTGA
- a CDS encoding IS3 family transposase (programmed frameshift), whose translation MTRQRRNFDLSFKLEVVKMIKEQGLSVQHVCESMSIGPTAVRRWIEQYDAEQSGQAGIGKPLTPEQQRIRQLEQENRQLRGDVEILKKAFGLLCPRAEMSFRLIDELQTKAIPVAQSCRVLGVSRSGFYEAKRRATAPVVCKASVYIRAAFVASHQSYGSRRMVTELSNRGITAGRFKVRRLMRQAGLKPVWKRKFIHTTDSKHDLPIAANVLDRQFNPVAPNKAYVSDITYVRTGAGWLYLAVVIDLFSRKVVGWAMAPSMPAKLVCDALHMAVQQRRPGKGLVVHSDRGSQYASAQYQAVLASHGFICSMSRKGNCWDNAVAERFFLNLKMERVWQRQYANHAEAKIDIAAYIVGFYNNERLHSVLGNLPPSVYERNMAAKKPIAVSEFT comes from the exons ATGACAAGGCAACGCCGCAATTTCGATCTCAGCTTCAAGCTTGAGGTCGTCAAAATGATCAAAGAACAGGGACTCAGTGTTCAACACGTATGCGAGAGCATGAGCATTGGCCCGACCGCCGTGCGTCGCTGGATAGAGCAGTACGATGCCGAGCAATCCGGCCAGGCAGGTATTGGCAAACCGCTGACACCCGAGCAACAACGAATCAGGCAGTTGGAGCAGGAGAACCGCCAACTGCGAGGCGATGTAGAAATCTTAAAAAAGGCCT TCGGCCTTCTTTGCCCGCGAGCTGAAATGAGTTTTCGACTGATCGACGAGCTGCAAACGAAGGCCATCCCTGTCGCACAGAGCTGTCGTGTGCTGGGCGTTAGCCGTTCCGGTTTTTACGAAGCGAAGCGCCGCGCTACCGCGCCGGTTGTTTGCAAAGCGAGTGTCTATATACGAGCTGCTTTCGTGGCAAGTCACCAGAGCTATGGCAGCCGCCGTATGGTGACGGAGCTGTCAAACCGCGGCATTACGGCCGGGCGTTTCAAGGTTCGTCGGTTGATGCGCCAGGCGGGCTTAAAGCCAGTCTGGAAGCGCAAGTTCATTCACACTACCGACAGCAAGCATGATCTGCCGATCGCAGCCAACGTGCTGGACCGCCAGTTCAATCCGGTAGCGCCAAACAAGGCCTACGTCTCCGACATCACCTACGTGCGGACTGGCGCCGGCTGGCTGTACCTGGCGGTGGTGATCGACCTGTTCTCGCGCAAGGTGGTTGGCTGGGCTATGGCGCCGAGCATGCCGGCCAAGCTGGTCTGTGACGCCTTGCACATGGCGGTTCAACAGCGGCGGCCAGGCAAAGGATTGGTCGTCCACTCAGACCGTGGCAGCCAATATGCAAGTGCCCAGTACCAAGCAGTGCTAGCCAGTCACGGTTTCATCTGCAGCATGAGCCGCAAAGGCAACTGCTGGGACAATGCAGTTGCCGAACGCTTCTTCCTGAATCTCAAAATGGAACGGGTGTGGCAGCGCCAATATGCCAATCACGCGGAGGCCAAGATCGATATCGCCGCTTACATCGTCGGCTTCTACAACAACGAACGTCTACATTCAGTTCTGGGCAATCTGCCGCCCTCCGTCTACGAACGGAACATGGCAGCAAAAAAACCTATCGCCGTGTCCGAATTTACTTGA
- a CDS encoding DUF4224 domain-containing protein — protein MTEQSAQIFLTEAQVDELTGIRRGVHGVSKYVKQCAFLRGKGIAFWDNARGRPIVPLAAIEGRKVETPRKTWEPKITGTNSGAN, from the coding sequence ATGACAGAACAATCAGCTCAAATATTTCTAACTGAAGCCCAAGTTGATGAGTTGACTGGAATTCGTCGTGGTGTTCATGGAGTGAGCAAATACGTCAAACAATGTGCTTTCCTGCGTGGCAAGGGGATTGCATTCTGGGACAATGCCAGAGGTCGTCCAATCGTGCCGCTTGCCGCTATCGAAGGGCGTAAGGTTGAAACTCCGCGCAAGACCTGGGAGCCCAAAATAACTGGGACAAATTCCGGGGCAAATTAG
- a CDS encoding type VI secretion system amidase effector protein Tae4, whose amino-acid sequence MTQVPATGKHSVKTNTTPDSRVCLQVQAITFQQLWDNYVTGSPYDDPTGAYSNQCAIRMSATFHKVGVDMKSFSQKVVPPAKGKASIGRILLDGKATATRADELAAWLTKVPFCGLPAKPEDITGKDWESKVKGRTGIIAFSGYWTRGKESAADASGGHIDLWNGKRLTISGPVDSIATIGRYLGMRSLFAGTDYGWSDLAGSKQILFWEVK is encoded by the coding sequence ATGACGCAAGTGCCTGCAACAGGGAAACATTCCGTCAAGACAAACACGACCCCTGATTCTCGGGTATGCCTGCAGGTTCAAGCAATCACGTTTCAGCAACTGTGGGATAACTACGTCACTGGCTCACCATATGACGATCCTACAGGCGCCTATTCGAATCAATGCGCGATCCGGATGAGTGCGACGTTCCATAAGGTCGGCGTCGACATGAAGTCGTTTTCGCAAAAAGTAGTTCCGCCGGCGAAGGGAAAGGCTAGCATTGGCCGCATTTTGCTAGACGGGAAGGCGACTGCTACCCGGGCGGATGAACTGGCGGCATGGCTAACGAAAGTCCCGTTCTGCGGATTGCCGGCCAAACCAGAAGACATCACCGGCAAGGATTGGGAAAGCAAAGTCAAAGGGCGGACTGGTATCATCGCATTTTCTGGGTATTGGACGCGAGGGAAAGAGTCCGCGGCTGACGCTAGCGGTGGCCATATCGACCTTTGGAATGGGAAGCGTTTGACCATCAGCGGTCCCGTCGATTCGATCGCGACAATTGGGCGCTATCTTGGTATGCGTTCTCTGTTTGCGGGGACCGATTATGGTTGGTCTGACCTTGCTGGATCCAAGCAAATTTTATTTTGGGAAGTCAAATGA
- a CDS encoding PAAR domain-containing protein, giving the protein MAIYIELLMLRKIVVVGDPPTTGGEILPNGNSTFSVGDAGHKAALIGGQVQCLGCKSVGIIAKAGGPRRMQFMGEVALENDIVICKCPVHPKLVANLHQTMMYDDGATSLGGQSSSAASVTAAVAVGVVAAAVIAEKSVEPPHDELVQLMGPEPNNLAGMFYRIEINDGRVFSGTVPENGEMPRIGTAGPDSYDVYWGDEALARGDDE; this is encoded by the coding sequence TTGGCAATTTATATAGAGCTACTTATGTTGCGGAAAATTGTTGTTGTGGGAGATCCACCCACAACTGGTGGTGAAATCCTTCCAAATGGAAATAGTACATTTTCCGTGGGCGACGCTGGGCACAAGGCTGCGTTGATTGGTGGGCAGGTCCAATGCCTTGGCTGTAAAAGCGTTGGCATCATCGCTAAAGCCGGTGGTCCTCGTAGGATGCAATTCATGGGTGAGGTGGCGCTTGAGAACGACATTGTCATTTGCAAATGTCCTGTGCACCCGAAGCTCGTTGCAAATCTCCATCAAACGATGATGTACGACGATGGGGCGACGTCGCTCGGGGGACAATCCTCATCGGCGGCCTCTGTCACTGCAGCTGTCGCTGTTGGAGTTGTCGCCGCTGCTGTCATCGCAGAGAAATCTGTAGAACCACCGCATGACGAGCTGGTTCAGCTCATGGGACCTGAGCCTAATAATTTGGCAGGTATGTTTTATCGCATCGAGATCAACGACGGCCGTGTGTTTTCTGGAACCGTACCGGAGAACGGTGAAATGCCGCGCATCGGTACGGCCGGTCCGGATAGCTACGACGTATATTGGGGTGATGAGGCATTAGCCCGAGGAGATGATGAATGA
- the tnpA gene encoding IS66-like element accessory protein TnpA: MPYIPPEPKPTKPKRRSFTATQKKAITEEALAPGASVSRVARAHDLNTNQVFKWMREYQGKRHSESIASTLIPVMLSHTDVAVMPAVAESPITATGTIELHLPKGRVCLTGAVDPGALRMVLEHLSA, translated from the coding sequence ATGCCTTACATACCGCCCGAACCCAAACCAACGAAACCGAAACGTCGGAGCTTTACGGCCACGCAGAAGAAGGCCATTACCGAAGAGGCTCTGGCACCCGGCGCTTCCGTCTCCCGTGTTGCCCGCGCCCATGATCTTAATACTAACCAGGTATTCAAATGGATGCGGGAGTATCAGGGCAAACGACATTCAGAGTCTATCGCCTCGACGCTCATTCCGGTCATGCTCAGCCACACCGATGTAGCAGTGATGCCCGCCGTAGCAGAATCACCGATCACGGCAACCGGGACCATCGAGCTGCACCTCCCGAAAGGTCGAGTTTGCCTGACTGGTGCTGTCGATCCCGGCGCACTGCGCATGGTCCTGGAACATCTCAGCGCATGA
- the tnpB gene encoding IS66 family insertion sequence element accessory protein TnpB (TnpB, as the term is used for proteins encoded by IS66 family insertion elements, is considered an accessory protein, since TnpC, encoded by a neighboring gene, is a DDE family transposase.), whose translation MIGLPAGTRIWIVAGVTDMRCGFNGLAAKVQTALEEDPFSGHVFVFRGRRGDIVKLLWWTGDGLCLLAKRLERGYFVWPQARNGTVHLSQAQLSMLIEGIDWRRPERTQRPQSGL comes from the coding sequence ATGATCGGCCTGCCAGCAGGAACACGCATCTGGATTGTCGCCGGCGTAACCGACATGCGCTGCGGCTTCAATGGACTCGCTGCCAAGGTGCAGACTGCGCTGGAAGAAGATCCGTTCAGCGGCCATGTTTTTGTGTTCCGTGGCCGGCGCGGCGATATCGTCAAGCTGCTGTGGTGGACCGGCGATGGCCTTTGTTTGCTCGCCAAGCGCCTGGAACGCGGATACTTTGTCTGGCCGCAGGCACGCAACGGCACCGTGCATCTGAGTCAGGCACAGCTATCAATGCTCATCGAAGGGATAGACTGGCGGCGTCCGGAACGTACTCAACGCCCCCAGTCAGGCTTGTAA